The stretch of DNA CTCTCCCACGAGGGCGAGCGCGTCGCGGGTGAAGAGGAGCGTATCGGCGGCCAGGATGTCGTACACGTTCAACCCGCGGGCCGGCAGGACCTTCACCGTCGGAAGGTTCCGGGCAGACTTCATCACCACCTCATCCTCCTGCGGGAGGATGACCAGCGCCCGCCCCCGCACCTGCAGCGATTGGAGCACGCCCCGGAACGCCTTGGTGCTGGGCTTCTCCAGGCTGAGCCCGTCCAGGACCCGGATGGCCCCGGCCTCTGCCTTCGCGCTGAGGGCCACGCGCATGGCCTGCCGCCGCACGGCGCGGGGAAGGGCCAGGGCGTAGGAGCGGGGCTTGGGGCCGAAGACCGTCCCTCCGTGCCGCCAGAGGGGAGAGCGGATGGTGCCGGCCCGGGCCCGCCCCGTCCCCTTCTGCCGCCAGGGCTTCCGCCCTCCGCCGCTCACTTCCGAGCGCGTCTTGGTAGAGGCCGTCCCCTGCCGCCGGGCATTCTGCTGGAAGCGGACCATCTGGTGGACGAGATGCGCCTGCGGGGGGACAGCGAAGACGCCCTCCGGCAGGGCGACCTGGTCGACCTTCACGTTCTCCATGGTCAGGACATCCAGGACGCGGCCCGCCATCCGTCCCTACCTCGCCTTGCTCACCGCCACCAGGCCCCCGCGGGGGCCGGGGACAGCCCCGCTGATCAGCAGCAGGTGCTTCTCCGGGAGGATCCGCACTACCCGGAGCCCCGTCACCGTCACGCGATCCCCGCCCATCCGGCCGGGCATGTGGTGCCCCTTGAAGACGCGCGAGGGGAAGGAGGAGGCGCCGATGGAGCCAGGGGCCCGGTAGAACATGGACCCGTGGCTGGCGGGCCCACCCCGGTAGTGCCACCGCTTCACTCCGCCC from Candidatus Methylomirabilis sp. encodes:
- the rplD gene encoding 50S ribosomal protein L4, with product MAGRVLDVLTMENVKVDQVALPEGVFAVPPQAHLVHQMVRFQQNARRQGTASTKTRSEVSGGGRKPWRQKGTGRARAGTIRSPLWRHGGTVFGPKPRSYALALPRAVRRQAMRVALSAKAEAGAIRVLDGLSLEKPSTKAFRGVLQSLQVRGRALVILPQEDEVVMKSARNLPTVKVLPARGLNVYDILAADTLLFTRDALALVGEAWQ